The genomic interval GTTAATGTAATACATTGTTCTGTAATCGTTGTTATTGTGACTACCTTACAAAAAACTTTGTCTTTCTTATTAGTGTTgatataaatagaaaattaacAAGGCAGAAGAATCACACTATGGCATTTTTAGCTGCACATTGAGTTCCTTCTACATGTACTTCAGCTCATCCTGGTCACTTTTATTGTGTTCCCCTTTTTTGGTGACTTTTGACACTACTTGTGATTTGTGACTGCCATACAGAAACCAAGTTTTTATGGGAGCTCCATCTGCAAAGTGACACCCAGACATTTGAACGTCTCAAGCTCTTCAATTTGGATTGAAACACCAGACAATGTTCTAGGAGATGCCGACTTTCATCTCCAGGTACGTGCAAATACATCCTGTCCATGTGTTGATGTCGTTTTGGCACTTTCCTCCAGGGGGTTGCCACAATAAAACAACCTCACAATCACCACAGCTGTGCACACACAGACTCAGGAAACAATTTTACGCTGGGCGGCCTTCctggtggaagaaaaacagaaagagaatcACATCGTCTGCATAGAATCGAACCTGAACAGGTAAGACGTTTGCTGTGCAAACGTCTAATAAACTGATGTATCAATCAGTCTATTGAATCTATATTCAGTTAGTCTTCTGTCATCGATCTAAATGTCAGTTTTCAATCAAATAAACTTCTGGAAGTCACATTTGGGctcctttttccatttttctttcatgtctGTCCTGAACCATAACGCTTTGAACTCAACAATTATTATACAAAGATGCaaaactggacttttttttttctcttttccatcaATGTGAGTAACCATGGTAATAAGAGTGTACCCTCAAATCTCAAACACAATGGAATATTCCTTATGAGTGACAGCAGAttttaacttcattttaaaGAAGTGAGCAGcacataatgtattttattcagtttattgaTCTAAAACACTGATAcacattataataataatagttatgtaaaatttaaaagtaagTTGATCACAATCCTAAAGGTTTCgacaatattaaataaataaaggaagaagtattttttaaatcagctggATGATGCCGGCCTGCTGCTACATCCTTTGGACGTGTTGCTTAAGACCCACAAATcccagagaggagaggagatttatttttcaatattttaaatatgtggcATTGCGTTAACTTTGCTTAGCCCAGTGTAATACCATTTCCTGGTACATATTTGATATGGCAAGGTTTTCATTTAGAGGAGTGGGAGGTAGTTACAAAGACTCAGTAATCTtttcatatttgtatttgttgaaGTCTGGAAAAATCATgttattttctctccatttcaGAAGTGTGATGCAACTTGTGTTTGCAatattaaatcccaataaaatctaTGGAAGTTCACAGTTGTAATTGgaataaataatatgaaaacttttattaaCTGTTTCCTGTTCACTGTAGCCTATATACAGAATATAAGTAGCACTTACAGAGGGCCATTGTTTGAGTAGGATGACACAGAAAGAATGTGGCTCTGAAGCTGACTGTGGACATGTGACCAAGTTTCTGAAATACCGGACGTTGCGTCACCTCTGATTGGCCAATCAAACCTTGTACATCCTTAtctttgaaaactgaaaaatgggTCAAGGTTCTTCTCAATCAGAACAGCAATCTGAACACCATGACATGCAAACGCTTTGTTGTCTATCTGATGTTCTTGTTGTTGGGGACAATGGGTGAGTCTATGCACAAGTTCCACATTTCGGTGTGTTGTACCAACTTGTTATATGTTTAtcatgtagtttgtttttttttgtttttttttttttaccacagctCGGACAAAGACCCAAAAATTGTTATCTGTTCGCCAAGACAAACATTTCGTGTTCGCTAAAGTGGGAGACAACTTGACTCTGCAATGCTTCTACGAAAGCGTTGTGGACGCACGGTTCTACTGGTACCGGCAAAATCTGGGACAGAAGCCAAGGCTGGTCTCCACCTACTACAAGTACGAGACGAACGCCACGTTCCACCATGAATTCAGAAACAATCCGCGCTTTAAGCTGGAGACCACTACAGGCAAAAATCACTTGAAGATAAGAGATCTGAGGATTTCAGACTCTGCAGTTTACTTCTGTGCTAGTAGCTACTTATACAGGCTGGATTTTGCTGAAGGCACAATGGTGTATGTAGAACAAACAGGTTCCAGGCTGCAAACTTCAGTTCATCAGTCAGCACTGGAGACCCTCCGGCCCGTTGGCTCTGTGACCCTGAACTGTACGGTACAAACTGGGACCTGTGGCGGGGAGCACAGCGTTTACTGGTTTAAAACCTCTGAATATTCTGAGCCAGGACTCATTCACAGCAAAGGGGGTGAGAACAAGCTGTGCAAGAACAAATCCAGCGCTGAGACGCACAGCTGTGTGTACAAGCTGCCGATTGGCAAACTGGACGCCTCCCATGCTGGAACCTACTACTGTGCGGTTGCCTCATGTGGACACATTCTGTTCGGAAAAGGAACAAAGCTGGACTTAAAAGGTGAGCAACTGCAAtaccaaacaaaccaaaaacacacattacCTATTTTAACTCAAACAGAAGGTTTATGTTGCTGTGCTTCTGCAGATGCCAACAGTTTAGAGACTACTTTATGGGCTGGAGCCTTTTCTTTCACCTCCCTGCTGAGTGTTTTACTGACGCTCTCACTGTGTGTGATGCACAAGAAAAGGAGCTTCGAACGTTCAagtaacagattttttaaacacttttacagCTTCAAATTCATGTACCTATACATGCAATGtagtaaaaatctaaattagaCTCATGAtatatttcttcagatttttctttcttcatttatttgcttGAGGTTATGAAACTTGTTTCAACATTGAACAAAGATTAGATCCAAATCCAAAGTGTATTCTCCAAATTCTGATTTCACTCAACTTAATTTGACGCTCTAGCCTGAAAATCCTCCAACGTGTACATATTGATATGGATCTTAATAAATGAATTGATAAAAATTCATTCACAGTGATGCAAATGACTTATTGGCAGTTATGAGAAACTCTTGATGTCAGCTGTTGACATGGCTGTAATGGTTTCAAGAGGTAGTAAATTCGCAAACTGCTTTTTGTACTTTGTCACTTTATCTctgttaataaaacacatttgaacaTATATGTTTAGGATTtgaatcacagaaaaaaagatttttttccctaaaattctgactttaatttcagaattttgactttcttCTCCAAAgactaaagtcagaattttttttttttggcgctaatcctcttctgtaaaaattgtatataaataaataaacaaaaaaaaacaaaaaaaacccaattaaaCTTCTGCTTTTACCTGCAGAGTCTGTAAAAGGGTCATCCCATAAGCCAGATGTGAAGGTGAgcgatttttttttcatcagtcCTTTTCTATTTGATATTATATATGTAGCATAAcagttactgtatttttttatgtgtgcaaaattttaacaaacctTTTGCTTTCCAGGATCCTTACAATGGACAAACGGCGTATTATGCTGCTTTTTTTGCGCTGCGCAGTAGACCACAAAGGAGAAAGGATCCCATCTGGAGTGAATGTGTTTACCACAGAGTGTAGTAGTAGAAtggaactaaaaaaaataaataaattcagtcaaGTGCAGAATTAATTGAAGCCCTGACAGATTTTGTTCTGACTAGATTTCACATCTGCACTTGGAAATGACCCGGCCAGAATCATAACTTAGATCTGACAGAGTCTGTGAAGTGAGTTGTAATTATTGAAGGATGCTTTCTACTCTCGTAGACTCGTCACCAATTAGTGATAGAAATCAACAAATTACAAgttgaaacatgaaaagaaaaataaagaatgaaactGATTTCAACACGCGTGTTTAAAATTGACATAGAACTAGagtaactgtttttattaattgattttttttttcaattagatCTGAGAGGACTTGCCAGATGAGttcatttctttgtgttcaATATTCGTGTTTATTCTTGTATCCTGTTACTTATGCTTCTTGGATTTTGTTGTCTTAGATTAGTactgtttggggtttttttcttgtgttttgttttttgtctgtcagAGCTCTCcagtgttttccaggcacaaagtgccattttatGGCATAATGAAGTAACTACGTTTCATAGAAGACtatgttttacatcaaatgCTATGCTTATCAAACGACTTAAACAAAATCTTGCTTCTTAAcgtaacgccttgaaattgggcctctgtctctttaaaaactcctgttctttccgaaactccgccttcaggaagtcaccgCAACATGTCTCCCTTATCAACCC from Gambusia affinis linkage group LG18, SWU_Gaff_1.0, whole genome shotgun sequence carries:
- the LOC122820641 gene encoding uncharacterized protein LOC122820641; translation: MARTKTQKLLSVRQDKHFVFAKVGDNLTLQCFYESVVDARFYWYRQNLGQKPRLVSTYYKYETNATFHHEFRNNPRFKLETTTGKNHLKIRDLRISDSAVYFCASSYLYRLDFAEGTMVYVEQTGSRLQTSVHQSALETLRPVGSVTLNCTVQTGTCGGEHSVYWFKTSEYSEPGLIHSKGGENKLCKNKSSAETHSCVYKLPIGKLDASHAGTYYCAVASCGHILFGKGTKLDLKDANSLETTLWAGAFSFTSLLSVLLTLSLCVMHKKRSFERSKSVKGSSHKPDVKDPYNGQTAYYAAFFALRSRPQRRKDPIWSECVYHRV